A region from the Phaenicophaeus curvirostris isolate KB17595 chromosome 28, BPBGC_Pcur_1.0, whole genome shotgun sequence genome encodes:
- the ATP5F1D gene encoding ATP synthase subunit delta, mitochondrial has protein sequence MFRARRLLLRLSARPALPPPPRARGYADPASGPTPMAFTFASPTQVFYNGANVKQVDVPTLTGSFGILASHVPTLQVLKPGVVTVHAEDGTATKYFVSSGSVTVHADSTVQVLAEEAATMDMLDLATAKSNLEKAVSEMAAASDEAAKAEAQIKVEANEALVKALE, from the exons ATGTTCCGCGCCCGCCGCCTTCTCCTGCGCCTCTCGGCCCGCCCGGCGCTgccgccgcctccccgggcCCGGGGCTATGCCGACCCCGCCTCGGGGCCCACCCCCATGGCCTTCACCTTCGCCTCGCCCACGCAG GTGTTTTATAATGGTGCCAATGTGAAGCAGGTGGATGTGCCCACGCTGACTGGCTCCTTTGGTATCCTGGCCTCTCACGTTCCCACCTTGCAAGTCCTCAAACCAGGAGTTGTGACAGTCCATGCCGAGGACGGCACAGCCACCAAGTACTTTG TGAGCAGCGGCTCCGTCACAGTGCACGCTGACTCCACGGTGCAGGTGCTGGCAGAGGAGGCGGCGACGATGGACATGCTGGATCTGGCT ACTGCAAAATCAAACCTGGAGAAGGCTGTTTCCGAGATGGCTGCAGCATCTGATGAAGCAGCTAAAGCAGAAGCTCAGATTAAAGTAGAAGCTAACGAGGCCCTTGTAAAAGCCCTGGAGTAA